A genomic segment from Candidatus Cloacimonadota bacterium encodes:
- the yidD gene encoding membrane protein insertion efficiency factor YidD, with amino-acid sequence MKKLIFWLLLLLAGVGLNATPAEDYARTVSPPPATRPAPDPEASSAPARGFTNADQLKLLVNGALTLYQTFISSQNEPACMFEPSCSAFTREAFSRYGILGILMGADRVLRCNGLGYEYYDPADIKDGIIRDPVDKYRLWP; translated from the coding sequence ATGAAAAAGCTGATCTTTTGGCTGTTGCTGCTGCTGGCAGGGGTGGGCCTGAATGCCACTCCGGCGGAGGATTACGCGCGGACTGTGAGCCCGCCCCCGGCAACCCGGCCAGCCCCAGACCCGGAAGCCTCATCGGCACCAGCACGCGGATTCACCAACGCGGACCAGCTGAAGCTGCTGGTGAACGGAGCGCTGACCCTCTATCAGACCTTCATTTCCTCGCAGAATGAGCCCGCCTGCATGTTTGAGCCCAGCTGTTCCGCCTTCACCCGGGAGGCTTTTTCCAGATATGGAATCCTCGGAATCCTGATGGGCGCGGACAGAGTTCTGCGCTGCAACGGACTGGGCTACGAATATTACGATCCTGCCGACATCAAAGACGGGATCATCCGTGACCCGGTGGATAAATACCGGCTTTGGCCCTGA